AGATGTGTATAAGAGACAGGAAGTCTATTAAGATGATTGTAATTAAAATCAAAATTTTTTTCTATATCACATAATATAACATTTAAACCAGCCTTCTTGATTGCAGAGGGCACGGAAAAACATGTATAGGCAGGGATAATTACGTTTGATCGCTCTCCTGAGAGCCTTTTTAAGGATTTAAGTATCAAATAAAGAGCTGATTTTCCTGATGAAAGAAGAAAGGTATATCTAACACCAAAGAATTCTTTTATTTCTTCTTCCAGTCTCGCAATAGCCTTATCTTCACTAAAAAAGCCCTTTATTGCATAAATAAAAGCCTTCCACTCAACAGGTGCAGCGGCAGGTGGTATAATTCTTTTAATCATGGAAGATATTTTACAATTTTTGGTCCAATACTATTTGTAATCAGAAGCGGCATTCTTTTCCAGATATTAATAGCAAGCCTGAACTTTGGATTATCCGGACTCAGATCCGCAACTGCTTTTCCATTACTGGTCCAGTAATGCCAGTATAACTGATGAGGAGTAGCACCCCACTGTTCTTTAAACTTATACGTAGAGCTACCAAAGGTTGACCTGCCAAAATCAAAAAATTTATACCCCCTGTTACAGGCAAACTCAAGACAGGACCAGTAAAGTAACATATTGGGTGCATACCTGTTAAATCTTCTTAGAGAGGATGCCCAGGGGATTTCAATTATATCCTTGAATCCAAGAAGAATACCTGATGCTATCGGTTTACTGGTTGAATCAAAGACAACACAAATCCAGGCATCTTTATAAGACTTAAAAATATTTTTGAAGAATTTTTTTGGATATACTGGTGTGCCTAGATCCCGCATATTTTCTGAAAAAACAGAATAAAAATAATCTAAACCCTCTTCACGAAAAAATTTATGGAACATTCTTTCTTTTAATGGCCTTCTGATCTGTGACCTGAGCTTAGAGGAAAAAGATCTCCAGAGATTCTCGGGATCTGATGGTAGCGATAATCTCATCGAGACTTTCTTTATCTTTGCAGGCTGATGAGGAAGAAGATTTCTAGTGTGCCTTAATTCAATAAAGGTAACCTTCTTTTTCTTTGCTACATTTATAGCTTCATAAAGCAATAGATCAGTTATCTCATCCTTGTCAGAGCAAATACCCCCATAATTGAAGAAAGGAAGAGAAACTAAGAGATTTCCAAATAAACCCTTTATGTGTACCAGAGGCAGTATACCATTTATCCTCCCTTGATCCTCGCTGTAAAGATAATAAGTATCGTGTCCAAATGTATCTTCTATAACATCCTTCCATATACTTAAATGATAAAGTACTGAATTTGGCGACTTCATCACATAGAAATCCCAGACTTGGTATTCAGATTTCTGTAGCAGTCTTATTTTCATGGAAAAAAATTTTTATGAGTAATATGCCAACATATATACCAATAAGGTCTAAACATATATCCATCCAAGAGGAGGTTCTGCCGGAAACAGTAGATTGATTCAATTCATCGCAAAGAGCTACAGTCAAGGATATAATTATCAAAAGATAAAACCCTATTCTTTTTCTTGGCCTTAAAGCAAGAAAAAGAAGAATCACAAGAAGGGTATAGAGCGGTATATGACCCATGTTCCAGAAAATTTTTTCTGTAAGGGTATCAGCGAAGTGCAGAGCAATATCGGGCAAGGAAGAGATATAGAATATGAAGAGGATATAAAG
This DNA window, taken from Thermodesulfovibrionales bacterium, encodes the following:
- a CDS encoding FemAB family PEP-CTERM system-associated protein, which encodes MKSPNSVLYHLSIWKDVIEDTFGHDTYYLYSEDQGRINGILPLVHIKGLFGNLLVSLPFFNYGGICSDKDEITDLLLYEAINVAKKKKVTFIELRHTRNLLPHQPAKIKKVSMRLSLPSDPENLWRSFSSKLRSQIRRPLKERMFHKFFREEGLDYFYSVFSENMRDLGTPVYPKKFFKNIFKSYKDAWICVVFDSTSKPIASGILLGFKDIIEIPWASSLRRFNRYAPNMLLYWSCLEFACNRGYKFFDFGRSTFGSSTYKFKEQWGATPHQLYWHYWTSNGKAVADLSPDNPKFRLAINIWKRMPLLITNSIGPKIVKYLP
- a CDS encoding DegT/DnrJ/EryC1/StrS family aminotransferase translates to MIKRIIPPAAAPVEWKAFIYAIKGFFSEDKAIARLEEEIKEFFGVRYTFLLSSGKSALYLILKSLKRLSGERSNVIIPAYTCFSVPSAIKKAGLNVILCDIEKNFDFNYNHLNRLPVSYTHL